A genomic window from Caldalkalibacillus thermarum includes:
- a CDS encoding D-2-hydroxyacid dehydrogenase produces MIISTTDEVLDHHLQRIKDHVGQDVFVYRSIEDVPADVQDQTEILLTFGNDLTTERVKNFPRLQWIQMFSAGLEDLPFSSLKQREILVTNAKGIHTVSMSEYVIGAMLYYEKHFDRFLRLKQDKVWDRETLVGELDGRSVLIYGTGTIGSKIAEKAKVFGMTVHGVNTRGALTAPFERVYTMEEAQSIVGHYEYVVLVLPSTPQTKGIISRSYLNQLNSEAVLINVGRGDVVDEDALCDLLQAGRIRGAVLDVFQKEPLPTNSRLWELDNVLITPHMSAKSYRYIDRCIDIFIKNYQCYREGHIERMINKVDLTRYY; encoded by the coding sequence GTGATAATTAGCACCACAGATGAAGTGTTAGATCATCATTTGCAAAGAATAAAAGATCATGTGGGTCAGGACGTTTTTGTGTACCGTTCCATCGAAGATGTTCCAGCTGATGTACAGGACCAAACGGAAATCCTGTTAACATTCGGCAATGATCTTACCACGGAGCGGGTCAAGAACTTTCCTCGTTTACAATGGATTCAAATGTTTAGTGCGGGTTTGGAAGATTTACCTTTTTCCTCACTAAAACAAAGAGAGATATTAGTCACTAATGCTAAGGGGATCCATACGGTTTCCATGAGTGAGTATGTCATTGGCGCTATGCTTTATTATGAAAAACATTTTGACCGCTTTTTGCGTTTGAAACAAGACAAGGTTTGGGACAGAGAAACGTTGGTTGGAGAATTGGACGGCCGTTCTGTCCTCATTTATGGCACCGGAACAATTGGTTCCAAAATTGCCGAAAAAGCCAAGGTGTTTGGTATGACTGTTCATGGAGTTAACACTCGGGGAGCTTTGACGGCACCTTTTGAGCGTGTATACACAATGGAGGAGGCCCAATCAATCGTGGGGCACTATGAGTATGTGGTGCTTGTATTACCCTCAACGCCGCAAACCAAAGGCATTATATCTCGGTCATACCTGAACCAATTAAACTCTGAAGCCGTCCTGATCAATGTGGGTAGGGGGGACGTAGTTGATGAGGATGCTTTATGTGATTTATTACAGGCGGGGAGAATCAGGGGGGCCGTGCTTGATGTGTTTCAAAAGGAACCACTCCCGACAAACAGTCGGTTGTGGGAGTTAGACAATGTCCTCATCACACCGCATATGTCGGCCAAATCATACCGGTATATCGACCGTTGCATTGATATCTTCATTAAAAACTATCAATGTTACCGGGAGGGACACATTGAACGCATGATCAACAAGGTAGATCTCACACGATATTACTAG
- a CDS encoding M20/M25/M40 family metallo-hydrolase, with product MYEKIKGLSLAEQVEVLTRTLVTHASINGTEGETRIADEIKKWLLSFPYFKAHPELVWEQVLPHDPLGRKNIFALVKGKPGLNQTVIYHSHLDTVGIEDFGALKDHAFDPDYLETFFKAYSADPRVQQDALSGDYLFGRGSVDMKSGIAVHLANILRFSQNPEELNGNLLLMINPVEENQHTGIIEAIKELKRLKEEEGLSFVLAINNDFTSSLYDQDPHYYIYTGAVGKLLPCFYISGREAHVGETLTGVDPTLIASEINRRINNNMDLAEEIEGELILPPSCLYLRDQKDFYNVQTAGRAYLYFNLFLYRSTPETVLNKLKLLAVRACQETTQYLQNQYQAFIKRTGYLHSRLSWDIKVYTYEEYVRYLKEKGIEADKIAKQVVKENKQMESRQLCFKIMEALEQKEPDRHPKVILFFAPPYCPHNYLDESVDQDRRKLEVLQQVAKKVGEECKLSFMIKHFFPYLSDSSYLSLHETDEELQALVHNFPQWEDIYPLPFQDMRKLDIPSINMGVYGHDAHQWTERVYKPYSFSVLPQLIKETTLAILNLNETGKEHQNDTNQINTV from the coding sequence ATGTATGAGAAGATAAAAGGACTCTCTCTGGCAGAACAAGTGGAGGTCTTAACGCGTACTTTGGTTACTCATGCAAGTATTAACGGAACCGAAGGTGAAACCAGGATTGCCGATGAGATCAAAAAATGGCTGCTTTCCTTTCCTTATTTCAAGGCACATCCCGAACTGGTTTGGGAACAGGTCTTGCCTCATGACCCCTTAGGGCGCAAAAATATCTTTGCCCTAGTTAAAGGCAAACCTGGACTCAATCAAACGGTTATTTATCACAGTCATCTGGACACGGTGGGCATTGAAGATTTTGGTGCCCTTAAAGATCACGCTTTTGATCCGGATTACTTAGAAACATTTTTTAAGGCTTATTCAGCAGATCCGCGTGTGCAACAGGATGCCCTATCCGGTGATTACTTATTTGGCCGCGGTTCAGTTGATATGAAGAGTGGAATTGCTGTTCACCTGGCCAATATCCTGCGTTTCTCCCAAAATCCGGAGGAACTGAATGGAAATCTATTATTGATGATCAACCCGGTGGAGGAAAACCAGCATACTGGTATCATTGAGGCCATTAAAGAATTAAAAAGGCTAAAAGAGGAAGAGGGGCTCTCGTTTGTCTTGGCCATCAACAATGATTTTACCAGTTCGTTATATGACCAAGATCCCCATTATTATATCTATACCGGGGCTGTTGGTAAACTTTTGCCTTGTTTTTATATTTCCGGAAGGGAAGCCCACGTGGGAGAAACGTTAACCGGGGTAGACCCCACCTTGATTGCTTCTGAGATAAACCGTCGGATCAACAATAATATGGATTTGGCTGAAGAGATTGAAGGAGAACTGATCTTGCCCCCGTCCTGCCTATATCTGCGCGACCAAAAAGATTTCTATAATGTCCAAACGGCAGGAAGAGCTTACCTTTATTTTAATTTGTTTTTATATCGCTCCACTCCTGAAACTGTGCTAAATAAACTCAAATTACTGGCGGTAAGAGCTTGCCAAGAGACCACCCAATATTTGCAAAACCAATATCAGGCTTTTATCAAACGGACAGGATATCTCCACTCCCGTCTGTCTTGGGACATCAAGGTATATACCTATGAAGAATATGTCCGGTATTTAAAAGAAAAAGGGATTGAGGCAGACAAGATTGCCAAACAAGTCGTGAAGGAAAACAAACAAATGGAGTCCCGCCAATTGTGTTTTAAAATTATGGAAGCTTTAGAACAAAAAGAGCCTGATCGTCATCCCAAGGTGATTTTATTTTTTGCGCCACCTTATTGTCCGCATAACTACCTGGATGAGTCGGTGGATCAAGACAGAAGAAAATTGGAAGTTTTGCAACAGGTGGCTAAAAAAGTTGGAGAAGAATGCAAACTATCATTTATGATTAAACATTTTTTCCCTTATCTATCAGACAGCAGTTATCTATCTTTACATGAAACAGATGAAGAATTGCAGGCCTTGGTCCATAATTTTCCACAGTGGGAGGACATCTATCCTTTGCCATTCCAAGACATGCGGAAGCTCGATATTCCTTCCATTAATATGGGTGTTTATGGACACGATGCGCACCAGTGGACCGAACGGGTGTATAAGCCCTATTCGTTTTCGGTTTTGCCTCAATTAATTAAAGAGACCACACTAGCCATTTTAAACTTGAATGAAACGGGAAAGGAGCATCAGAATGACACAAACCAAATTAACACTGTATGA
- a CDS encoding aspartate aminotransferase family protein — protein sequence MTQTKLTLYDRALKVLPPAAMRATTLGIVEAQGSYVIDEEGKRYLDFASGVGVTNVGHNHPRVVEAAKQQMEKMIHVGHNVAYYPSYLELAEKLSHLNGGEHMVYFSNSGAEANEGAIKLAKKVTKRPAVISFKRGFHGRTLGTTTLTASSAAYREDYEGLLPSVYHAEFPYPFRSGLSEEEECARCLKQLQELFQLQVSPQSVAAILVEPVQGEGGYIVPPSRFLQELRQICDKHGILLIFDEIQTGFGRTGKMFAYEYFGVQPDILVLAKGIASGFPLSAIVARRELMEQWPAGTHGGTYGGNPVACAAALATISVLEEEGLANAQQMGRYFKSGLATLQEKFKGIGEVRGLGLMLAMELVDDNGQPDSQTVDALRRYALEQGLILLTCGTDKNVIRFIPPTTVTREEVDQALQIINEGFQQLQS from the coding sequence ATGACACAAACCAAATTAACACTGTATGACCGGGCATTAAAGGTCCTTCCTCCAGCTGCAATGAGAGCGACCACCCTGGGGATTGTTGAGGCTCAAGGCAGTTATGTCATTGATGAAGAAGGCAAGCGTTATTTAGATTTTGCCAGCGGTGTCGGTGTGACCAACGTGGGTCATAACCATCCGCGTGTCGTGGAAGCGGCCAAGCAGCAAATGGAAAAAATGATCCATGTCGGACATAATGTGGCTTATTATCCCTCATACTTAGAGCTTGCTGAAAAATTGAGTCATTTAAATGGTGGCGAGCACATGGTTTACTTTAGTAACAGCGGCGCAGAAGCCAATGAAGGTGCCATTAAATTAGCGAAAAAAGTAACCAAACGGCCGGCAGTAATTTCGTTTAAACGGGGTTTCCACGGACGGACATTGGGGACTACCACTTTGACGGCCTCTAGTGCTGCTTACCGTGAGGATTACGAAGGTTTGTTACCCAGTGTGTATCATGCTGAATTTCCTTACCCGTTCCGCAGTGGACTGTCGGAAGAGGAGGAGTGCGCCCGTTGTCTGAAACAGCTGCAGGAACTTTTTCAGTTGCAAGTTTCTCCACAAAGTGTAGCAGCCATCTTGGTGGAACCCGTACAGGGAGAAGGGGGATACATTGTCCCGCCATCCCGTTTCCTTCAAGAGCTGCGGCAGATATGTGACAAGCATGGGATTCTGCTGATCTTCGATGAGATTCAAACAGGTTTTGGGCGGACGGGAAAAATGTTTGCCTATGAATATTTTGGGGTTCAACCCGATATTTTAGTTTTAGCCAAAGGAATAGCATCCGGTTTTCCTTTGAGTGCCATTGTCGCCCGCCGGGAGCTGATGGAACAATGGCCAGCTGGTACACATGGTGGAACGTACGGAGGGAATCCGGTGGCGTGTGCGGCAGCCTTGGCTACCATTAGCGTCCTTGAAGAGGAGGGACTGGCCAATGCCCAGCAGATGGGCCGCTATTTTAAATCCGGCTTGGCCACATTACAGGAGAAGTTTAAAGGCATTGGTGAGGTCCGCGGACTAGGCCTGATGCTGGCTATGGAATTAGTGGATGATAATGGCCAGCCGGATAGCCAAACAGTGGATGCCTTAAGGCGTTATGCTTTGGAACAAGGCTTGATTTTGCTCACTTGCGGCACGGATAAAAACGTGATTCGCTTTATACCGCCAACAACCGTCACCCGGGAGGAAGTGGATCAAGCATTGCAAATTATAAACGAAGGCTTTCAACAACTTCAGTCATAA